The following is a genomic window from Salinibacterium sp. UTAS2018.
TGAGGTTCTTAATAAAGTGGGCTTCGTCAACGACCATGCCCTTGAACCCAAAGCGGCCGAGCCAACCCACGTGACGATCGAGAACTTCGTAGTTCACAATCACGACATCGCTAAAGGCATCGACGGTGTCTCCATCGCCGTGAACGACAGTGGCGCTGCGGCCAGGAGTCCACAATTCGACTTCGCGTTCCCAGTTGGTCTTCACAACGTTGGGCACTACGACGAGCAACGGGTAGGAGTTGGAGGCTTCGGCAGCCATCAGCGCCTGAGCGGTCTTGCCGAGTCCAGGCTCATCGGCGAGCAAGAAGGTGCGGTGACCCTGCTTGACAACTTCCACAAAGCGCGCTTGGTGGCGCATGAGTTCAAGGTCTCCGCGCGTACGCAGCGATTCGGCCTCGGGCAGTTCCATGGAGGCAGCGCCGCCGCCGGAGCCGTGCTCGAACGCTCGGAACAGGGGGTCGATGAGCTCCCAGTTGGCCAAACGATTGTTGTGCTCGGGCTTAGGCGCAATCGCGCTGAAGTCGGGAGCCAAGAATGGGTTCGCCATCTGCATCTGACGAACGGATGCCGGCACGACCTGCTTGTCGACCTGCTTATCGACGGCCTTGGGCTCCTCAGCAATGATCAGTTCATCCGGGCTGAGTTCTACACCGGCGGCGATGAGGAGGTCACGGCGCAGCGCCTTGGCTGCGGGAGTGATCGGCGCGGCCTCCCCCAGCATCGAGAGCAAGCTCGTGTCACGAGCAGCCGTCTTTGCGAGGATGCCCGCGAGGCCATCAAGGCGCTTCTGTTCGTTGGCACGCTCGGATTCGGTGAGCGTGGCATCCGTTTTTACGCGGGCACGCTCTTCTCGTAGCAACAGTGCTGCGACTTGGAAGCGTGCTCGGTTAGTCGGCTTGAGCGGGCCCTTTTGAACGGCAGTCTCGACCTCGCGCGCGGCACGGGCCAATACAGGGATAACTCCCGTGTCATCGCCGGGACGGGCGCGGCGACGTTGGGTACTGCCTTGGCGCTGACCCGAGTTTTTGGATCGTTTATTGCGCTGCGAGGACTCGGTCTGTGACGAGTTGGTCAATTATTCTCCTGGCGCTAAGCAAGCGGCTCAGTAGCGGGTACGACGACTCAGAGATGTAGAACGAGCAGATGTTGCCACGAAGGTAACTTCATTTGAACGACAACTTCCACTCGAGGGAGCCAGACCCAACTGCGATGCGATTGGTGGTCTCAAGGGATGCGTTATCTAGTGTACGCAGAAATAGTGGCGAACGCGCTACTGCAGCGAATTAACCTCGGCTTGTGGCATCGGTGACGCGCGCGCCGACTCCCACCGCGATGAACACAAGAGCCGCGGCGTAGTGCAATCCCGCGAAGAGCTGCGGGTCAGCGATAGCAATCGGCACGATCGGGTTCCAGAGAATCGCAATCGGAATGAGACCGATTGCCCACCACCATTGACGCGCCTGCCACACCAAAACCACAGTGATGAGAGCGAGGATGCTGACGACGTACCGCACAATCGTGAAGATCTCGGTGCCGATGACGCCGGCACCCACCAACAACACCAGAACGGCCAGGATTGCCGCGGGCAATGCAACACGGCGGGGACGATTCGGGTACGTTGCGCTCACTCGTTCGAATATACCCGTCTGCTGATGCTGGGCTTCGCACGAACGAACGACGAGGCCATGACCGCTGCGTCTTCGGCCCTGCGGCTCCACCCCTGCGGCCGCGGCTCTGCGTCTTCGGCGCGGCTAGACGCCGCCTCCTCCACCGCCACCGCCGCCACCGCCGGAGGAACCGCCCCCGCCCGAGCCACCGCTCGAACTGCTTGACGAACTGCCAGAGTACGAACTGGCCACGGCAGTTGAGAAGCTCGAAATACTGGAGGCGAAAAGCACGCCGTTGAATCCGCTGGAGCCGCGGTACCAGTCCGGCGAATTCTCGCTGTAGTACCGGCTGAGCTCCGTTGACCATTCCTTTTCGAGACCGAACAGCACCGCGTACGGCAGAAGCTTCTCGTAGATCTTGAGCACATCGGTGGAGCCCGTTGCCTCGTTTCTCTCCCGCAACGCACCCTCGGGGCTCTGCAACATCTGCAGGCGATCAGCCTCAGCGAGTCTGATGTACAACTTGAGTCCTTCGAGGTGGTCGCGCAGTTCGGACCCCTGAGCTGTCAGCGGAGTGCGCGACAGCAGCGACATCGTCAGCACCGCTGCCATGAACGACACCATGATGATCAGGAACGGGGCAACCGAACCATAGTCACCATCGATCAGCGCGATACCGAAGACGATCGACACGATCACGGCGACGACCGAAACGAGCAAGGGAAGATAATTGCGCGCACTCAGCTTCTGCCGGTAGCCGTTCGGCGCGAGCGCAGAGTTCTCCGCCGTCAGAATCGAGTACATCTTCTTGCTGAGCTTGGAATCCGTCCTCTTCATGTCCCGGATGGCGCCATGCTGCAGCGACTGCCCGAAGAGCGCGCGCAAGATCTCCAGCTCGCGCCCCGTCACACCGGTGGGGTCCATCAATTCGAGACGGTAGGTGGTTCCCGAGGAGAAAAAGCCCTTCGATTCCTCTTCGAGAATGCGCAGCTTGCCGCGCACGGCGAAGTCCAAAATCTGCGCGGCAACCGCTTTGGGACGCTTCTTGATCACGAGCGCGGCGGTGACAACCGAGATATCGCGTGGGGGCGAATACTCCGCAATGATCGTGGGGCGGCCCCCGTCATCCGCTAGCTTGGACCGTCGGATGCGGAAAGCCCAGATCACTGCAGCGATCGCACCGATGAAACCCAGCGGCTGGCCGTAGCCTGCCGCTGACCCGAAGTAGGAACTGTCACGGGGCACGAACGTGCCGGGCTCGAATCCGAAGGCGACGGTGACGTTCTGCCCTCGCTGCAGCGCCCCCTGGGTAGCGACGTAGGTATCGTCATCGACTGCCACGATGTCGCAGCGCTCGGTGGATCGTTCGATGCCCCAATAACAGTCGGGTTCCCCGCCGAGAGCGTCGCTCAGGCCCTCGCCCAGGTGAATCGTGGCCGTAAGCGAGCCAAACGGCTGATTCCAGCCCGTTCCGTTGGTATCCCAATAGAACTCGTCGGCGCCGGTGTCGGCAGCGAACCGGGTCACGTTCGATCGTGTGTAGGTGAAGACATAGGTTTGTGGGCCCTCAACGAACGAGCTGGCGGCGCTGGTGATGAGAGTGAACTCGCCATCCTCTTCCACCTCGAAGTCGCGGGGTTGTCCGGTTTCATCAGTAACGGAGACGGTTCCCACCTCTACCGGTTCGCCCTTGTAGTAGCGGGGAACTGCTCGAAGCATCCCCCTGTTTTGATCAGGCGGGAAGACGGCAACAAAGGTTTCACTCGTCAACAGCGTCGAATGTCCTTGGGAGTCGCGATCGAGAAAGAATTCTCCGTCATAACTGTCAAACACGAAGTCATCCAGACCGGCGTGCACCACGCCAGCCACCGTAGGGCTCTGCCCCGTTAAAGCCTGCGGATGCCCGGCCGCAGCCGCAGCGAGAGGTGCTGCGCCCAACGCCACCACCACCGCGATTGCCCCCACAACCCTTGCTGCCAGTTGCGCGCTCCACTGGAATCGAGGGCGTCGCTGCGCGCTGACTGTCATCGTGTCTCCGTTTCCTAACCCCTCGGATGAACGCGAGCAGCGCGTGCTGCTCGCTAGAGTCGAGGTATGAAGAGTGCTTTGGCTGTCGAACACCTGCAGGAACTAGTGCGAATCCCGACAATTTCCCGAGTGGATCCCTCCACCACGGAATGGACAGAATTCGACCGTTTCGCTCAGACATTGCGCAAGCTGTATCCACTGTGCCACAGCCGGCTCGAGCGCGAGACGGTTCTGGAGCACTCTCTGATTTTCCGCTGGCGCGGCCGAGCATCCACCGAACCTGCTGTTCTGATGGGGCACTACGACGTTGTCGCGGCGACCGACGAAGGCTGGAAGCGACCACCCTTTGCTGCAGAACTCAGCGGCAAGGGTGGCGATCAGCTGATCTGGGGGCGGGGCACCCTCGACGACAAAGGTTCCGTCGTCGCCATTCTTGAGGCGGTCGAGGCACAGCTCGAAGAGGGCCTTGTTCCCGCTCAAGACATTTACTTGTGCTTCGGCCACGACGAGGAAACTCACGGCACGGGTGCATCCGCCATTGTCGATCTGCTCGAGAGCCGCGGCGTGAAGCCAACGCTGGTACTCGACGAGGGCGGCGCCATTGTCGACGACGTGTTCGACCAGGTTGATGCCCCCATGGCCGTCGTCGGGGTCGCCGAGAAAGGCACAGCAACCCTGCGATTGACGGTCGATCAGTCAGGGGGCCACGCCTCCACTCCCCCCAAGTTTCCTGCCGCCGTGCGGCTGGCGCAGGCCATTGTGCGGCTCAACTCACGGCCGTTCCCATCCCGTCTGACCGATACCGGGGCAGACCTCATGCGGCTGCTCGGCGAACACGCGGGCGGCTTTACCGGCTACCTGCTGCGTAACGTCTCGTGGACAAAGCCGTTCCTGCTGCCAATTTTGGTGCGCAAGAGCGACGAACTCGCGGCCATGATGCGTACCACTCAAGCCGTCACGATCCTAGAAGGTGGCCATGCGGTCAATGCCATGCCCGAGCGGGTAAGTGCGGTGATCAATGTGCGCATCGCCGTGAATTCGAGCCTCAACGAGACCATCGCCCATGTCACCCGCGCGATCAACGACAAGCGAGTTCGCATTTCAGTGGACTCGCCCGGAGAGCCCTCTCCGGTTTCCGGAACAACCGGTCTCGCCTGGGAGCTCCTGCGTTCCACAATCGAGAAGACCTTCCCCGGCACCATCGTGACGCCCTATGTGCAGAACGGAGCTACTGACAGCCGGCATTTCACCCGCATCAGCGGTGGCGTCTATCGGTTCACACCATTTGCGATGGCGCGCGAAATGCGAGACACGCTCCATGCCCGCAATGAACGGATGCTCGTGAGCAGCTTCCTCGATGGAATCGTGTTCTACCGCGCGCTTATCGCTTCGCTCTAATCGGCAGCGGCTTGACGGGGAGCGAATGGCAGCGTGTCGGAGCCGCTGACTTCTTGTGCGATCCACGTGCCAAGCTCTGCCGGCCGATCGGTGATTATTCCGTCGACTCCGAGCGCTACGGCATCCGTCCACGTGTCGGTGTCATTGAGCGTGTAAATCAGTAGGCCGAGACCGGCATCATGAACCTGTTCGACCAGAGCAGGGTTCTGAGTGATCGCGTTCTTGCTCGTGACGATCGCGACGGCACCGGCGGCGACCGCAAGTTGCGCCGGGTCACCAACGATGTCTCGCACGATCAGCATTCCGGGAAGCTCTGGACTTATCCGTTGCGCAGCCTGAAGCGTCATGATGTCGAAGCTGCCGAGGATCACATGGTCATTGACGCCATTGCGCGCCACGAGATCGGCAACGAGCGCCACTTGTTCGTCAGTCCATGATCCTTTGAGTTCAAGGATGGCGTTCTTCGTCGACCAGCGGAGAACGTTGAGGAACTGTTCGAGGGTCGGCACGGTCGCTCCCGCAAATTCATCACCGAACCATGAACCGGCATCCAACGCTGACAGTTCTTCGTAGGTATAGCTCCACACGGGGCCAGTGCCGTCGGTCGTGCGATCGACCGTCCAGTCGTGCATCAGTACGGGAACGCCGTCAGCGGTGAGCTGTACGTCCGTTTCGACGTAGTCCGCCGCACTGTCGAGGGCGAGGCTGAGCGCTTCGAGCGTGTTCTCGGGGGCGACGGTAGCGTCTCCTCGGTGACCCGCGATAAACGCCGCCTCTCCGGGCGCTCGGAGCGAAGTGAATACTCCGGCCGCGTGCACTCGCGTGACATTGGCATTCAGCACGAGCGCGAGAGTGATCGCGGTGACTATCGCAGCAGCGAGGGCTGCTCGTTGTGCTCGCAGGTGATGCTTCGGGTGTGCCAGGTTCTGCGATGTCGCCATTGACTCGCCATCCTTGTGTCGGGTTGCCGCACGTTCGCGGTGCCCCCACTATAGCGAGCCTGTTACCAATCCGTTACCTTATCGGCGAATTACTTGAGGCGTGTCTCAATCGCCTCGCGAAACGGGATCGACGGAACCGCTCCATGGTTCTCTACCGAGATGGATGCCGCGGCTCCAGCAAAACGCAGGGCGTCCTCCAGCATCATGCCCTCCACCACACCCGCGGCGAACGCACCACAAAAGGTGTCACCCGCGCCCGTAGCGTCGACGGCCGTGACCCGATGCGCCGGAACAATGACGGGCTCGGAACCGACGCGGTGAAGTGCGGCACCCTTCGAACCGAGCGTCACGATGACGGTCGAGACGAGGCTCAGCAAGCGCTCACCGATCCCATCCAATTCGCTGGAGAGATCGTTGTCGCGCGCGAGCTCGGCAGCCTCGTGCTCGTTGACGATAAGTATGTCGAGGTTCTCCAGCAGATCTGACGGCAGAGCTTGAATGGGCGCGGCGTTCAGAATGACGCGGGTGCCGACGGCCCGAGCGATTCGTGCTGCTTCGATCACGGTGGCCAGAGGAATCTCGAGTTGCATGACGAGAGCGGATGCCGCACTCAGCGCTGAGGAATCTGTCGCTGTCAGGTCGGCGACATCAGCGTTCGCCCCCGCCTCGACAATGATCGTGTTTTCGCCCGTGTTGTCCACCGCGATTAGCGCCGTGCCGGTGGGCCTTTCCGTAGTTCGCAGATGCGTGACGTCGATTGAGTCTGCCACAAGCCCCGACCGCACCATGTCACCGAATCCGTCGTTGCCGACGGCGCCGATGAAGGTAGTCGAAACACCAGCGCGCGCTGCAGCGACGGCCTGATTCTGACCTTTACCGCCCAGTGCGGTATTCACTCCTCGCGAAAGCACGGTTTCTCCCGGCGAGGGAATACGGTCTACTCGAAAGACCTGATCAATGTTTGCGCTACCAACGACGACGATTCCAGACATTAGTCAAAAGTAACGCATTCCCCGGAGGAACGGGGCTTATTCGGCTTCTGTATCCGATTCCGCCGCAGCGAGAATGCGATTCACCATTCCGCTGAAGATCACGCCGTGGAACGGAAGGATCGCCGCCCAGTAGAGGCGACCACCCAGCCCGCTCGGAAAGAAGACCGCCCGCTGACGATAGAACGATCCGGCTTCGCCACGATCTTCGACGCTCAGCTCAAGCCACGCCCGGCCCGGCAGCTTCATTTCTGCCCGGAGGCGCAAGCTATGCCCGCGCTCGATGCTCTCAACCCGCCAGAAGTCCAACGCGTCGCCGGTGTTGAGGGTGGTCGGATGACGGCGGCCACGTCGCAGGCCGACCCCACCAACCAGCTTGTCGAGCCAGCCGCGCATGGCCCACGCGAGCGGGAACGAATACCACCCGTTCTCGCCGCCGATGCCCTCAACCACAGCCCAGAGTGCGGCGGCTGACGCTGGAGTCTCTCGTTCGCGCAGGTCGGTATAGACGGTGTGACCGGTCCACTCGGGGTCACTGGGGATGGGGTCGCTCGGCGCACCAACGACGGTCGCGTCTTGCCAACTCGTCTCCACTTCGCCGTCGCCCATCTTCACCAGCGCTAGTCGCACCGACGCGCGATAACTCGTGAGCCCACCCTCTGGGGCAGGGATGAAATCTGAGACTGACTTGTCACGAACAATGCAGTCGAACTGAAGCGACTCAATGATCGGCACCGCCAAAAGACGAGGGATAGGCGTGACGAGATTCACCCATTGCGACGCCAGCCACGGAGTCAGCACGGGCAGTGAGGCGATGGGGCGCTGGTGCAGCCCCGCCTCGACGGCGTAACCGTTCATCATCTGACCGTAGCGCAGCACATCCGGTCCGCCGATGTCGAAACTGCGGTTGAGGTCAGCCGGCAATTCGAGCGCCGAAACCAAGTAGTAGAGCACATCGCGTACCGCGATGGGCTGAATGAAGTTGCGCACCCACTTCGGCGCGGGCATGTACGGCAGAACTTCCGTGAGGTGACGAATCATCTCGAAGGAGGCCGAACCGGAGCCGATAACGACCCCAGCGTTGAACGCGATGGTCGGTACACCTGACTCGAGCAGGATGTTGCCGACTTCGGCCCGGCTGCGCAAATGGCGGCTGAGCTCAGAAATATCGCCCTCGGGGTGAAGCCCGCCGAGGTAGACGATGCGCGAGACCCCCGCCTTCTTGGCGGCGTGGGCCACGTTCATGGCTGACAGCTTTTCAGTCTTCTCGAAGTCGCCAGCAGCTCCCATGGCATGGACCAAGTAGTAGAGCGCGTCAATGCCGTCGACGGCAGCGACAAGGCTGTCGGCATCGGTGAGGTCACCCACGACGACCTCAACATCGTCGCTCCATGGCACATCGCGCAGCTTTCGCGGATTGCGCACGAGAACACGGACGCTGTGCCCCGCCTCAATGAGTCGAGGCACCAATCGGCCGCCGAGATATCCAGTTGCTCCAGTTACAAGAACGCGCATGCTGTAAGCCTAGGCACGGCCGCTGGGAGGCAGCGCACAGTTACCTCGGTATCTGCCGCCGCCCTGTTCTTAGCGGGCTCGACGCGCTACCGGGCTGCGAGACTTGAGACGGCGCCAGACAACGAACCAGGCTGCGCCGCTGAGGGCGAGGATGCTGAAGAAGATGGTCCACGCCATCCAAGTCTGATCCGGCTTCGCGCCGTACACGCTCGCCTGCAATTCGGCCTGCGACAGCGTGGGAGTGATCGTTCCGTCGATTTCGCCAACGGCTCCCTCGCCAGTCGAGCCGCCCGAGGATCCGCCTGCTCCGGTCGACGACGTCGATTCGGGATCAGGAGTCTCTGTCGGAGAAGGCGTCTTGGTGGCCTTGGGCGTCGGCGTGCTACTCGAGTCGCTCGATGGCTCAGAAGTGGCAGCGGGGTCTGCGGCGGGAGGCGCGTCTGGCCCGGTATGGCCGGGGTAGGTCGCGAACACCTGCACACCCCACGTCGTGCCACCGCTTTGATAAAAAGCGATCCCGATGTCGGTGAAGGAACCCAAGATGTTCTCGCGGTGCCCCTGCGACCCCATCCAACCGTCGTGCATCGACTGCGCGGTCGGGTATCCCTGGGCGACGTTCTCGCCGGCGGAGCGCCACCCTGACGGAATCTGAGCCGAATAGTCGGGATTGTGCGACATGGTGCTGCTCGCCGCCATCTTCTTGGCCCACGCTAACGCAACGGCATCCATGTCGGCGTTGCGGATGAGGCCCTGCTGACCGTTATCCCACCGCGCTTGATTGACAAGCCCGTGGATGGTGTCGGCTTCTGCTGCAGAAGCAGGGGCTGCAGCAGCAATAGGAACGAGAAAAACCGCGAGAAGAAGTGCAAAAAATCCACTGGCGATACGGGAGGGAGTGTGGCGTGAAAAAATCATTACTCAGCAAGTATCCGTGGATACGCGCGCTGGGCAACCCCCACGCCACACCTCTCGGCTAAATCAGAGACTTCGTGTGCCACACGGTCTTTGTCTCGGTCCACTGAACGACACGTTCGATGGAGGGCGCGGGAACTCCCACGACCGGGCCTGAGACGCGCTTGAGCGTATCGGCAGCCGCGATTTGAAGGTCAACCCACTCGAGCTGTTCTGCTCCGGCAAGGTCGAGACCATTGACATCTGCGTGGCTCGCAAGCCACGGAGCGATCTCGGCGGGCGACCCCGTGAGGATGTTGACGACTCCCCCGGGAACGTCACTCGTCGCGAGCACCTCAGAGAGGCTGATCGCGCTCAGCGGAGCGTTCTGGTGGGCGACTACGACGACGGTGTTACCGCTGACGAGCGCCGGAGCGATAACGCTCACGAGGCCAAGCAGCGACGACGAGTCTTGCGGAGCAACGATCGCGATAACGCCACTCGGCTCCGGCGTTGACAGGTTGAAGTACGGGCCAGAGACGGGGTTACCGTTTCCGGCTACCTGCACGTATTTGTCAGCCCAACCGGCGTACCAGACCCACGCGTCAATGGCGGTGTCGAGCTGTGCGGTCGCAGCCGATTTCGACAGGGACTCCGTAGCCATGAGCTCGTCGATGAACTGCTCGCGACGGCCCTCAAGGAGCTCCGCAATGCGGTACAGCACCTGGCCGCGGTTGTAGCCCGTGGCCCCCGACCAGCCGCTGACCGCTGCGCGGGCGGCCACTACGGCATCCCGGGCGTCCTTGCGGCTTGCCAAGGCTGCGTTCGCAAGGAACGCGCCCTTCTTGGTAGTGACTTCGTACGTGCGACCGCTTTCGCTGCGCGGGAACTTGCCACCGATGTAGAGCTTGTAGGTCTTAGGAACCGTGAGACGGGTCATTTCTTGCCACCTTTCGTGACGGCGGGCGCAGCCCATCCAGCGGATTCTAGGTACGAAGCGAGTCCATGACGGCCGCCCTCGCGGCCGTAGCCGCTCTCCTTGTAGCCACCAAACGGCGACGCAGGATCGAAGCGGTTGAACGTGTTCGCCCAAATCACGCCCGCGCGCAGCTTGTCGGCCACAGCGAGAACGCGTGAGCCCTTCTCGCTCCAGATGCCCGCCGACAGCCCGTAGGGCGTGTTGTTGGACTTGGCGATAGCTTCTGCCGGCGTGCGGAACGTGAGCACGCTCAGTACCGGCCCGAAGACCTCTTCGCGAGCGATGCGGCTCGAGGTCGACACGTTCGTGAAGATCGTTGGAGCGAACCAGAAACCGTTTTCAGGGATCGGGCAGTCCGCGGTCCAGCGCTCGGACCCTTCGGCTTCACCGATGTCGCTGAGTTCGCGGATGCGGTCGAGCTGAGCCTTGGAGTTGATCGCACCAATGTCGGTGTTCTTGTCGAGCGGGTCGCCCATGCGCAAGGTGGAGAGTCGCGCCTTGAGACGGTCGACGACCTCGTCGTGCACGTTCTCTTGAACCAGAAGGCGTGATCCTGCACAGCAGACGTGACCCTGGTTGAAGAAGATGCCGTTGACGATTCCTTCGATGGCTTGGTCCATCGGGGCGTCATCGAAGACGATGTTCGCGGCCTTACCGCCGAGCTCGAGCGTGACCTTCTTGCCCGTACCCGCGACCGATTTGGCGATCGCACGGCCAACACCGGTCGAGCCGGTGAAGGCGACCTTGTTGACATCCGGGTGGTTAACGAGCGCGTGGCCCGTGTCGCCGGCGCCGGTGACGATATTGACAACACCCTTGGGCAGGTCAGCCTGCTGCAGGATTTCGGCAAAGATCATCGCGCTCAGCGGAGTGGTCTCAGCCGGCTTGATCACAACGGTATTTCCCGCGGCGAGCGCCGGAGCGATCTTCCACGCGAGCATGAGCAGCGGGAAATTCCACGGGATTACCTGAGCGGCAACACCGAGCGACTGCGGGTTCGGTCCGAGACCGGCGTAGTCGAGCTTGTCGGCCCACCCGGCGTAGTAGAAGAACCACGCAGCGACGAGAGGCACGTCAACGTCACGGCTCTCCTTGATCGGCTTTCCGTTGTCGAGGCTCTCGGCAACAGCAAGCTCGCGGGCCCGCTCCTGCACGAGGCGAGCGATGCGGAAGAGGTACTTGCCGCGGTCGGCGCCCGAGAGCTTCGACCAGGTGCGGTCGTAGGCCTTGCGGGCTGCAGCGACGGCAGAATCCACATCGGCGCTGTTGGCGTTGGAGATCGAAGCGATCTCCTTTTCGGTTGCCGGAGAGATCGTGGTGAACGCGTCGCCGCGGCCATCCACAAACTCGCCGTCAATGAAGAGACCGTAGTGCTTCTTCAGGTGCAGAACCGAAGTTGATTCTGGGGCTGGCGCGTAGTCGAGAAAGCTTGGTGCCTTCACGCTCAGTGCTTTGTCATTCTCAGTCATGGGGTGCCTTAGTCAATCGTGACGTAGTCGGGGCCGGAGTAGTGGCCGGTGGTGAGCTTCTGACGCTGCATGAGCACGTCATTGAGGAGACTGGAGGCTCCGAAACGGAACAGGTGCGGCTGAAGCCACTCCTCGCCCACAGTTTCGGCAACAGTCACGAGGTACTTGATGGCATCTTTCGAGCTGCGGATGCCACCAGCAGGCTTCACACCGATCTTCTCGCCGGTGAGCAGGTGCCAGTCGCGCACAACCTCAAGCATGAGCAACGTGACGGGCAGGGTCGCTGCCGGCGAAACCTTACCGGTGGAGGTCTTGATGAAGTCTCCCCCGGCGAGAATTGCCAACCACGATGCTTTGCGCACGTTGTCGTACGTGTTCAGTTCGCCGGTCTCCAGGATCACCTTGAGATGAGCGTAGGTACCGTTTTCGCGGCGGCATGCCTCTTTGACAGCAACGATCTGATCGAAAACAACACCGTACTTGCCGGAGAGGAACGCGCCACGGTCGATGACCATGTCGATTTCGTCTGCTCCGTTAGCGACGGCTTCCTTGGTGTCCATGATTTTGATGGGCAGCGAGGAACGTCCGCTCGGGAACGCGGTAGCGACAGCGGCTACGTTGATTCCGCTGTCAGAACCGTTCGACCAGGATGAGCCAAGTGCCTCTGCTGCGTACGGAACCATGTCGCCATACACGCACACGGCTGCGACCTGCGGGGTGGAGGAATCCGAAGCATCAGGCAGCACGGCCTTAGCCGCGAGCGAGCGTACCTTGCCGGGGGTATCCGCACCTTCGAGCGTAGTGAGGTCGATGAGCTTGATGATG
Proteins encoded in this region:
- a CDS encoding CAP domain-containing protein — encoded protein: MIFSRHTPSRIASGFFALLLAVFLVPIAAAAPASAAEADTIHGLVNQARWDNGQQGLIRNADMDAVALAWAKKMAASSTMSHNPDYSAQIPSGWRSAGENVAQGYPTAQSMHDGWMGSQGHRENILGSFTDIGIAFYQSGGTTWGVQVFATYPGHTGPDAPPAADPAATSEPSSDSSSTPTPKATKTPSPTETPDPESTSSTGAGGSSGGSTGEGAVGEIDGTITPTLSQAELQASVYGAKPDQTWMAWTIFFSILALSGAAWFVVWRRLKSRSPVARRAR
- a CDS encoding aldehyde dehydrogenase family protein produces the protein MTRLTVPKTYKLYIGGKFPRSESGRTYEVTTKKGAFLANAALASRKDARDAVVAARAAVSGWSGATGYNRGQVLYRIAELLEGRREQFIDELMATESLSKSAATAQLDTAIDAWVWYAGWADKYVQVAGNGNPVSGPYFNLSTPEPSGVIAIVAPQDSSSLLGLVSVIAPALVSGNTVVVVAHQNAPLSAISLSEVLATSDVPGGVVNILTGSPAEIAPWLASHADVNGLDLAGAEQLEWVDLQIAAADTLKRVSGPVVGVPAPSIERVVQWTETKTVWHTKSLI
- a CDS encoding aldehyde dehydrogenase family protein; translated protein: MTENDKALSVKAPSFLDYAPAPESTSVLHLKKHYGLFIDGEFVDGRGDAFTTISPATEKEIASISNANSADVDSAVAAARKAYDRTWSKLSGADRGKYLFRIARLVQERARELAVAESLDNGKPIKESRDVDVPLVAAWFFYYAGWADKLDYAGLGPNPQSLGVAAQVIPWNFPLLMLAWKIAPALAAGNTVVIKPAETTPLSAMIFAEILQQADLPKGVVNIVTGAGDTGHALVNHPDVNKVAFTGSTGVGRAIAKSVAGTGKKVTLELGGKAANIVFDDAPMDQAIEGIVNGIFFNQGHVCCAGSRLLVQENVHDEVVDRLKARLSTLRMGDPLDKNTDIGAINSKAQLDRIRELSDIGEAEGSERWTADCPIPENGFWFAPTIFTNVSTSSRIAREEVFGPVLSVLTFRTPAEAIAKSNNTPYGLSAGIWSEKGSRVLAVADKLRAGVIWANTFNRFDPASPFGGYKESGYGREGGRHGLASYLESAGWAAPAVTKGGKK
- the deoC gene encoding deoxyribose-phosphate aldolase; translated protein: MTIEQAIALAPAERAVNLIGSDLTEKSLKLHLEGLSGVDAVGLEQRAAALGTRSIKTTSKAWALDTIIKLIDLTTLEGADTPGKVRSLAAKAVLPDASDSSTPQVAAVCVYGDMVPYAAEALGSSWSNGSDSGINVAAVATAFPSGRSSLPIKIMDTKEAVANGADEIDMVIDRGAFLSGKYGVVFDQIVAVKEACRRENGTYAHLKVILETGELNTYDNVRKASWLAILAGGDFIKTSTGKVSPAATLPVTLLMLEVVRDWHLLTGEKIGVKPAGGIRSSKDAIKYLVTVAETVGEEWLQPHLFRFGASSLLNDVLMQRQKLTTGHYSGPDYVTID